A DNA window from Loxodonta africana isolate mLoxAfr1 chromosome 7, mLoxAfr1.hap2, whole genome shotgun sequence contains the following coding sequences:
- the LOC135231861 gene encoding olfactory receptor 5AL1-like produces MAKGNYSAVTEFILLGLTDNPELQVILFSVFLGIYLVTAVGNLGLIVIIQISPQLQTPMYFFLCHLAFVDFYGTSSITPNTLVNFVREIKSMSFYACATQVCCFITFSVWELLLLSIMAYDRYVAICNPLLYVVLMPRKLCIQMATSTYIYGFTVGVVQAVATFHMSFCDSNVINQFYCDDVPLIALACSDTRVKELMLLIIAGFNVFCSLIIVLISYVFILFAILRIHSAEGRQKAFSTCASHLFSITMYYGTLMFMYLQPKSSHSLDKDKFASVFYVVVIPMLNPLIYSLRNQEVKNALKRIIEKMYFNDQ; encoded by the coding sequence ATGGCCAAAGGCAATTATTCAGCAGTAACTGAGTTCATCCTCTTGGGACTCACAGACAATCCAGAGCTTCAAGTCATTCTCTTTAGTGTCTTCCTAGGGATTTACTTAGTTACTGCTGTGGGTAATCTTGGTTTGATTGTGATAATTCAAATCAGTCCTCAGCTTCAGacacccatgtatttttttctctgtcatctggcttttgttgatttttatggTACCTCCTCTATCACCCCAAACACCCTGGTGAACTTTGTGCGTGAAATTAAAAGTATGTCATTTTATGCATGTGCAACTCAGGTGTGTTGTTTTATCACGTTCTCAGTTTGGGAATTATTACTGCTGTCTATCATGGCATATGATCggtatgtggccatctgcaacccTTTACTCTATGTAGTTCTCATGCCAAGGAAACTCTGCATTCAAATGGCCACTAGCACATATATTTATGGATTCACTGTGGGAGTTGTACAGGCAGTGGCTACATTCCACATGTCTTTCTGTGACTCTAATGTGATCAACCAGTTCTACTGTGATGATGTTCCATTGATTGCTCTAGCTTGTTCTGATACACGTGTCAAAGAGCTGATGCTGTTAATTATTGCTGGATTCAATGTGTTTTGCTCCCTTATCATTGTTCTCATCTCGTATGTCTTCATTCTCTTTGCCATCCTGAGGATCCACTCTGCTGAaggaagacagaaagccttctctacCTGTGCTTCTCATCTATTTTCTATTACTATGTACTATGGAACCTTAATGTTCATGTACCTACAGCCCAAGTCAAGCCATTCACTGGATAAAGACAAATTTGCCTCAGTGTTCTATGTAGTGGTGATTCCCATGTTAAACCCACTGATCTATAGTTTGAGGAATCAGGAGGTAAAAAATGCCCTGAAGAGAAttattgaaaaaatgtattttaatgatCAATAG
- the LOC135231860 gene encoding olfactory receptor 5AL1-like, translated as MAKGNHSEVTQFILLGLTDNPDLQAILFSVFLVIYLISVLGNLGLIVLIQISPQLHTPMYFFLIHLAFVDFSFTSSVTPNILVNFLCEVKSITFYACATQVCCFITFVVCEVYLLSIMAYDWYVATCNPLLYVVLMPRKLCIQLVPSTYVYGFTVGLVQTVMTFCLSFCDSNMVNHFYCDDVPLVALACSDTQVKELMLLILAGFNTLFSLLIVLISYGFIVLAILRIHSVEGRQKAFSTCVSHLTSMTIFYGTLIFMYLQPKSSHSLNTDKFASMFYVVVIPMLNPLIYSLRNQEVKNELKRNMEKLCLAIR; from the coding sequence ATGGCCAAAGGCAACCATTCAGAGGTGACTCAATTCATcctcttgggactcacagataACCCAGACCTTCAGGCCATTCTCTTTAGTGTCTTCCTAGTGATCTACTTAATTAGTGTCCTGGGTAATCTTGGTTTGATTGTGCTAATCCAAATCAGTCCTCAGCTTCACacacccatgtatttttttctcatacacctagcttttgttgatttttcttttacttcatctgtcACCCCAAACATCTTAGTGAACTTTTTGTGTGAAGTTAAAAGTATAACATTTTATGCATGTGCCACTCAGGTGTGTTGCTTTATCACGTTTGTAGTTTGTGAAGTCTACTTGCTCTCAATCATGGCATATGATTGGTATGTTGCCACCTGCAACCCTTTACTCTATGTCGTTCTCATGCCTAGGAAACTTTGTATTCAGCTGGTTCCTAGCACATATGTTTATGGTTTTACTGTGGGTCTTGTACAGACAGTGATGACattctgtttgtctttttgtgactccAATATGGTCAACCACTTCTACTGTGACGATGTCCCTTTGGTTGCTTTGGCCTGCTCTGACACTCAAGTCAAAGAGCTGATGTTATTAATCCTTGCTGGGTTCAATACACTTTTCTCTCTACTGATTGTGTTAATTTCCTATGGCTTCATTGTCTTAGCCATCCTTAGGATCCACTCTGTTGAaggaagacagaaagccttttccACCTGTGTGTCCCACCTGACCTCCATGACAATATTTTATGGTACCCTTATTTTTATGTACCTCCAGCCCAAGTCAAGCCATTCTCTGAACACGGATAAATTTGCTTCCATGTTTTATGTAGTGGTGATTCCCATGCTAAACCCACTGATCTATAGCTTGAGAAACCAGGAGGTAAAAAATGAGCTGAAGAGAAATATGGAAAAGTTGTGTTTGGCTATCAGATAA